From a region of the Cololabis saira isolate AMF1-May2022 chromosome 8, fColSai1.1, whole genome shotgun sequence genome:
- the LOC133448858 gene encoding endogenous retrovirus group 3 member 1 Env polyprotein-like, whose amino-acid sequence MHRKPAGTIFFLGVFVLTTVGASERNHAGSDSPEVDELQHPRLRRLAEEQGSSAGHRGPEADALYTPKHSHLSQEQNRHPCKHHKRDLTVYQEKITPKIYETQPSTNTYLQLAKMVAENSPHPDNCYVCGFIPHSTKEGLPLMTLPITSCDTCYILNLNSSYGHCKCHKPPQMRQMYCDKIHTSCYSCSTPIPLTLTMIPKTLKWCVEGKGTIHLGISNCDSTYSPSEEPLVKPKTSQNPLPDSIKDYNYLATMVNRCSIPLPKGVYWICGMKAYEYLPNDWSGICGLGHVVPAMRIVAVPPKVRIVKRELYTHTQTPWTRFFGALVPNYGVMAALDQIRDLSHAVEDLANTTAKGMSMLSQEMTAVRMMALQNRAALDYLLASQGGTCAVIKTECCTFIPNHNATIQEITDHLKNIANTLHTPVTTSLFGWFREQLGHVGYLIFEFALLGFVLLIVIWLLITCLRFTCKICMAQTTTTIMYSTVIPPLPSVEEENSDFLFKIGIDCT is encoded by the coding sequence ATGCACCGGAAACCAGCTGGTACCATCTTCTTCCTGGGGGTCTTCGTCCTCACCACCGTCGGAGCCAGTGAAAGAAACCACGCAGGCTCGGACAGCCCAGAAGTAGATGAACTTCAACACCCCAGACTTCGACGACTggcagaggagcaggggagcagcgcAGGCCACAGAGGCCCAGAAGCAGATGCATTATACACGCCAAAACACTCACATCTGTCGCAGGAACAAAACAGACACCCTTGCAAACACCACAAACGAGACCTAACCGTTTACCAGgagaaaataactcctaaaatatATGAAACACAACCCTCAACAAACACATACCTCCAACTGGCAAAAATGGTTGCTGAAAATAGCCCACACCCTGATAACTGTTATGTGTGTGGGTTCATTCCACACAGCACAAAAGAAGGACTCCCATTAATGACTCTGCCCATTACTTCATGTGACACCTGTTACATTTTGAACCTCAATTCCTCTTATGGGCATTGCAAATGTCACAAACCCCCCCAAATGAGACAAATGTATTGTGATAAAATTCACACTAGCTGTTATTCCTGCAGCACACCGATTCCTCTCACCCTCACCATGATCCCAAAGACATTAAAGTGGTGTGTTGAAGGCAAAGGAACTATCCACCTAGGAATATcaaactgtgactccacatactctccttctgaagaaccgcttgttaagcctaaaacaagccaaaatccactgcccgattccattaAAGATTATAactaccttgctacaatggttaatcgctgttccatacctctaccaaaaggtgtttactggatttgtggcatgAAGGCTTACGAATATCTTCCAAACGATTGGTCTGGTatatgtggtctgggccatgtggtaccagccatgagaatcgtCGCTGTACCACCGAAAGTTCGCATTGTTAAAAGAGAATTGTACACTCACACCcaaacaccatggacaagattttttggtgccctcgttccaaattacggagtcatggcagctttggatCAGATAAGGGACCTATCTCATGCAGTTGAAGACTTAGCAAATACCACAGCAAAGGGCATGTCTATGCTTTCACAAGAGATGACTGCTGTAAGGATGATGGCCTTGCAAAATCGTGCTGCATTGGACTACttattagcttctcaagggggaacttgtgctgtgattaaaactgaatgCTGTACCTTTATACCTAACCACAATGCCACCATCCAAGAAATAACAGATCacttgaaaaacattgctaacacattacatacacctgtcacgactagtttgtttggttggtttagagaacagttaggacacgttggttacttgatatttgaatttgctttatTGGGGTTTGTACTCCTAATTGTTATTTGGCTTCTGATTACATGtctaaggttcacttgcaaaatatgtatggctcaaactactactacaatcatgtactccactgtaattcCACCTCTACCGTCAGTGGAGGAGGAAAATTCAgactttctgttcaaaattgGGATTGACTGTActtaa